The DNA region AACACCCAGACTCATCAATAATGAGTAATATCCAACGTATGCTATCATTACTTATTACCCATTACTCATTACTCATCCATTTATCTATATTACTCTGAAGTGATCAGTTAACTTTTATTCAAATAGCGGGGATTTTTTATTTTTTAATTCGAAAATTGTGTAACTTAGTAACATCAAATGATTACGAATCTAAAGATATATACTATGAAAAAACATTTATTCCCTTTATTTTTACTGCTATTAGGTGTGAATGCACAAGCTCAACAGGATTTCTTTGCGATTACAGGAAAAGAGAGTCAGAGTATTACGTTCAATGATTTCCGTGCAATTGATGGGATTAACGGAACTTCAGGAGAGAAGTATTTTACAGCAGATTCTTCAGCCAAAGTATTTTCGCAAACCAGAAAAGGGGTTGTAGCGGAAGACAAAAATTCTTACAGCAATTCTCAAGCCGTAACTTTAGCAGCTCTTGCATATGATTCTTCGAATAATAATCTGGTGTATATGCCAATGTTTTCATCGAATATCTATGTATTGAATCCCCAGACAAAGGAAATCACTTTAGTGGAAAATAATGTTGCAAGAGTATCATCATGCGATATTAACTCTCATATTACCAGAATGACATCCGGATATAACGGGAAAATTTATGCGGTAAATAATGCAGGAACACAGTTTTTGGAAATCAGCAGAAAGGGTGAACAATACATAGTGAATGACCTTGGAATTATTAAAGATGATAGCTCTAATGGACGAAATTCATTTACAGCGATGGAAACTGGATTTGGAGGTGATATGATTGCTGATGCGGATAATAACTTTTATGTTTTCGCTGCTTCAGGAAATGTTTTTAAAGTTCTTACAAAAGATTTGAAAGCTAAATTTATCGGTAAAATATCAGGTATTCCAGATAACTATTCAGTAAATGGCTCTGCAGTAAATGCTCAGGGCAAAATTGTAATAGCGAGTGCAAAAGGAGGTGCTTTATACGAGGTAGATCTGGCAACTTTACAAGCTAAGCAGCTTCCGGGAGAACAGGGACTGCATATTTATGATTTGGCAAGTAAATATTTTGCTAACGATAAATCTTCAATACCCAATAGTCTGAACGCCAATCTTGATATTTATCCAACAAGAGTAGATGAACACTATATCAACGTTCATGTTAATAATAATGTAAAAGGTAGTATTAAACTGAACATTTTCGATATGGCTGGTAAAAATGTAATGATTCAGAATCTGTCTGTGAAAGATGGCTCATTAGATGAAAAAGTATATCTTAATGGACTGGTGGCCGGAGCTTATATTGTAAATATAGCTGATGAATCAGGAAAAATACTATTCAATAAAAAAATTCTGGTAACAAGATAATAGAGTCCTATGACTCAGAATATAAAGACCTTTTCAAATTGTTTTGAGAAGGTTTTTTAATGATTATTTGATCTTCAATAAGTTTTATTTTTCGATATTAAAATGTACTTTTATAAAAAAATATAGATGAAACTATACTTTAATGTAGGATATGTTGTAAAAGCAGGAGAAAATTTGCAGCTGGTATTTGGTGAAGATGAGAATGCCTTACATATCCATACTATGTTTTATGCGGAGAATGGTGTATGGAAATGTGAAGTAGACTATTTCTCAAAATTCATTTCTTATCATTATCGCGTGGTGGATGAAAAAGGAAATGTATTAAGAGAAGAATTTGTGGGACATCATTTGAGTTTCCCCCATAATTATAAGGAGTTTATCATTTTTGACGAATGGAATAACAAAAACTTTCCTGAGAATTATTTAAACAATAAAATCCTTTACAATAAACTGCATGATTTTGTTCCCGATAAAGTGACAGTTTTAAAAAAACATACCCATCTATTCAGAATAGAGGCTCCTATTTATAATCCAGACTGGAGGATTGTCCTTTTTGGAAGTACAGCATCTTTAGGAAATTGGAACTATGACAAAGTTGTTCATCTGCATCAGACTGATTTTGGGATGTGGGAAACGTCTGTTGAAATTCCTGAAAATGAATTTATCCAATTTAAATATTGTATTTACGATACCCAAGAAAACAGGGTTATAGATGTAGAAACAGGTGAAAACAGATTTACCGTGGCCAATCCATTGAATGATGTGCTGCAGATTGTTTCCAACCATTATTTTAGATTTAAAGGATATCAGATGTACCACGATGCCGGCGTTGCAGTTCCGGTATTCTCTCTGAGAAGCGAGGATGGATTTGGGGTAGGTGAATTTGCAGATATTAAAAAACTGGCAGATTGGACAAAAGAAACCAATCTTGGTATTATTCAGATTCTTCCGATTAATGATACAACAGCGAATTATTCATGGACAGATTCCTATCCATATGCTGCCGTATCCGTATATGCTTTACACCCACAGTATATTTCTTTAGAAAACCTTGATTATTCTTTACCGAAAGAATTAGTTAATGAATATCTGTCTGAAAAAGAGAAATTAAACACTTTGGATCTGATCGATTATGAAAAGATGATCGAAAGCAAATGGAAATATCTTACAGCAGTTTTCAATAAGGAAAAAGACAAAATTTATAAGGATAGAAACTTCAAAAAATTCATTAAGGATAATGAATACTGGCTTGTTCCTTATTCAGCTTTCTGTGTTTTAAGAGATAAATATAAGACCCCGAATTTCAACGAGTGGAAAACCCACAAAAAATATATTGCAGGAAAGATCTTACAGTTTTTTACAACGAAAAATAAAGATTATGATACCTCAATGCTTCATGCCTGGGTACAGTATCAATTGCATATACAACTTAAAGATGCCGTTGATTATACCCATAACCTGGGAGTTTCGTTGAAGGGAGATCTTCCCATCGGTATCTATAGATATTCTGTAGAAGCCTGGACAGAACCGGAATTATTCGGAATGGATTTCCAGGCTGGGGCACCTCCTGACCAGTTTACAGAGCTGGGGCAAAACTGGGAATTCCCAACGTACAACTGGGAAGCCATGAAAGCAGACGACTACAGATGGTGGAAAAATAGGTTCAAAGCTCTTGAACAGTATTTTGATGCCATGAGAATTGACCATATTTTAGGCTTCTTCAGAATATGGAGGATGCCTATTTCTGCCGTACAAGGAATTTTAGGATACTTTTATCCCGCTGTTCCTATTGTTGTAGAGGAATTTAAGGCTTGGCAGATTCCATTCAATTTTAACAGGTACTGTAAGCCTTTTATCAACAACGAGGTATTATGGGAATATTTTGGAGAAGAAAATGGAAAAGCCCTTGAATTTATGAACCGTAATGAAGACGGTACTTATACTTTCAAAGAAGAGTTTGATACCCAAAGAAAGCTAGTCAACTTTTTTAAGAAAAAATCATATGGTGCTCTTGAAGAAAAACTGGTTTCTCTGTGCGCCAATGTTTTGTTTTTAACAGAAGAAAGAAATGGGAAAACGGTTTACCATCCTAGATTCAATGTTTACAATACAGAGTCTTATAAATACCTTCCGGAATCCGAACAGAAAAGCATTTATGATTTGTACCACGACTATTTCTTCAGGAGACAGGATCATTTATGGTTTGAAAAAGCTATGGAAAAACTTCCGGTTATTCTGAATGCCACCAAAATGCTGATCTGTGGGGAAGATTTGGGAATGGTTCCTGCCTGCGTACCTGTTGTGATGGATGAATTGGCCATTATAGCACTTAAGGTACAAAGAATGCCTGCCGAAAATATACCATTCTATAATCCTAAGAATGCCAATTATATGAATGTGGTAACTGCTTCTTCCCACGACAGTTCAACCTTGAGACAGTGGTGGAAAGAAGATCGTGTACTTACCCAGAAATATTATAATCAGCAGCTGATACAATATGGAAGAGCTCCTGAAGAGCTGAACCCTCACCTTGCAGAAATCATTATGAAGCAGCATTTATATAATGAGGCTATGCTTGCTATATTCCCGATTCAGGAATTCTTTGCAACAGATATAGAACTTACCAATAAAAAAATGGATAACGAAAGAATTAACAATCCTGCCGTTTTTCCACATTACTGGCGCTATAGAATGCACATAAAGCTGGAAGACCTGAAAGAGAAAAAATCTTTCAATAACAAAATTGCTCATTGGATAAAAGATAGTGGGAGGATGTAAATTTAACACCTGATTATCAATGAGTTAATAATATTTTAAAAGAAGTTTGATCTTATGATTTAACTTCTTTTTTTTATTTGTATCAAAAAGATAGAATTAAGATATTCTGCTATATATTAACCAATTAACGACTATAGAGATGAAAAAAATATTTTTGGGATTAGCTCTTGGGTTAGGCGTTTTGACGTCGGCTCAGCAGTATCCGAATAATGGTTGGGATGATGATGGTTATTATCAGAATGATGGAGGTTATTACAACGATGAAGATGACAGGAATTATTTCCCTGACGATTATTATTACAATTATCCTCAGGACTATTATCCAAGTAATTATTACCAAAGCTACTATAACGACTACAGAGGAAGTATTATTAATATCGACTGGAACGGATTTTTCGTACAGAACAGATTAAGCAGATGGCAGGTAGATCAGATTATGAGATTGAATAATCTGTATGCAAGTTTTACAGTATGGAATAATTTCTATAGATATAATCCGGATAGATGGTATTATGACAGGTTTTATGCTTTGGAAAGAATCTTAGGACCAAGAGTATTTGTTGTTTTCCAAAATAACTATTACAGAGGTTCCAGCCCGATTGTATATTTCCAGAATTACAGAAGATCCTATTATGTTCCGAGATATACGGTAATGCCTAGATACAGAAATATCAATATCAATATTTACAGGGTAGACCGATCAAGATTCCGCAGAATGGATAACCCTACTTTTGATATTATCAGAAGAGACAGCAGACCTGACAATGGTTTCCGAAACACAAGAAGTAATGGAGATAATGGTGGATTCCGTGGTAATAGCGGAAGTAACAATAATTCAGGTTTCAGAAATGACAATAACGGAGGATTCAGAAACAACAATGGAGGTGGTTTCAGAGGAAATTCTGATAATGGAGGAAACAGAGGGAATTCAGATAATGGAGGCTTCAGAAATAACAATGGAGGTGGTTTCAGAGGAAATAATGAAGGAAGAGAAGCTCCGAAAAGAGAAAATAATGGCGGATTCAGAGGAAATAATGGAGGCTTCAGACAGAAATCTGAAAATGCTGCTCCAAGACAAGAGAACCGTGGTAATAGCGGTGGCGGCTTTAGAGGCAGTTTAGTTAGGAATTAATTTTCATATATTATATTTAAGTGGTGTGAAGGGCAGGTTTTTATAATCTGTCCTTTTTTGTTGTTTTATTAATTTATTTTAGTTAAAATTTAACATTATTTATGAATTTGTTAATTTAACTTATGTTTTAATCCATAATCAAAAAGATATAATAACAAAATAACAATTAATTAAATTTTAAAAAGATGAAAAAATTAGTTTTAGCAATAGCATTTATCGGAATGGGAAGTTTTGCCATGGCACAACAAACAACAACTCCACAAGACAGACAGGCAAGAGCCGTTGAAATGAAGCAGAGAATGGAACAGAAACAACAGGAACGTTTGGATCAGATGCAAAAAGATCTTAATCTTAACCCATCTCAGGTAGCTCAGATAAAAACGCTTCAGGATAAAAGAAAAGCTGAAATGAAGGCGGAATTCGACAAGAATAAGGTAGACAGACAAGCTAAAATGCAGGAAATGCAGGCCAAAAGAGCACAAATGGATACTGATATGAAAAAAATCCTTACTCCTGATCAATATGATAAATGGCAGGCTGACAGAAAAGCAAAAGCAGAGAAAATGAAGATGGCTATGAAAGAAAGAAGAATGATGAAAAAGCCGATGAATACGGGAACTGCTGAAGTAAAATAACAGCTTGTAATTTTAGTTTTTTAATGTGTTAAGGATGGATGTTTTTCCATCCTTTTTGTATTAATTTTCTTTAAAACTTTTGATTTCGGGCTTTTATTCCCTATTTTTGAATATAAATTTAATACTTATGGTTAGCGAAAAAATTGCAAAATTAATTAACGAACAAATTGCCCACGAACAATACGCTGCTCAATATTATCTTTCAATGTCTGCATGGTTTTCTGGAAAAGATCTGGATGGAATTGCCAACTATTTCAGAGTGCAGAGCAAAGAAGAATTGATGCATGCTGATAAAATGTTTGATTATTTGAATGATGTAGGCGGGGAAATTATCATCGGAGAAATTCCAAAACCTCCACATGAGTTTGAAAATGCAACCGATATTTTTGAAAAAGCATTGGCCCATGAGAAAATAGTAACTAAAAGTATTTTCAATATTGTAAAGAATGCTAACGAAGAGGGAGATTTTGCAACAACATCATTCCTGCAGTGGTTTATCAACGAACAGGTAGAAGAAGAAGCGAGTGCTTCTCAATACGTAACAAAAATCAAAATGGTATGCGATAATCCATCCGCATTATACCTTTTTGACCAGGAATTGTCTCAGAGAGTATTTACTCCCACTACAACAGCTTAAGATTGAAAATTCTTCAAAATATTAAACCGTTATCCTCTGGAATAGCGGTTTTTTATTATATAATGATAAAATCTATCTCTTAGGAGTTTGTCTTTGTAATCTCACCGCAGAAATAAAAACTACAGCTCCTAATACAAAACTTAGAAACAGTGATTTTACAATGTTTTCAGTTGGTAAATAATGATCATCTTCTGTAACAGGAGGATCTAAACAATCAACAATATTATAAATGACCATGGCAGAAAATAACATCATGATCAGACTTATTGCAAAGGAATTTAAATATATTCTCATGGTTGGCTAGTTGTAATCAAATATAATCAAAGACTATATTTTTATTCGTACAAAATAAAAATAGTTAATCCTTTTATATTTTGAAGGGTTTTTTATGAGAATTATTATAGTAACCTTTCGGTAATGTATAGAGTTATAGATAAATAATCTGAGTTTTAAGAACTTTTTTGCCCAGACGCTCCAGAATATTTTTATATCCTTCTACCTGCGCTTCATCCTTAGCCTTTTGTTCACCGGTTTTAAAATCTACAATGATATAGCCTTCCGGACCCTTTAAAATACGGTCTGGTCTGAATATATGGCTTTCTCCTTTTTCAGAGATCATAATATCTTTTTCGTTGATTACTTCCCATT from Chryseobacterium culicis includes:
- a CDS encoding ferritin — encoded protein: MVSEKIAKLINEQIAHEQYAAQYYLSMSAWFSGKDLDGIANYFRVQSKEELMHADKMFDYLNDVGGEIIIGEIPKPPHEFENATDIFEKALAHEKIVTKSIFNIVKNANEEGDFATTSFLQWFINEQVEEEASASQYVTKIKMVCDNPSALYLFDQELSQRVFTPTTTA
- a CDS encoding T9SS type A sorting domain-containing protein — encoded protein: MKKHLFPLFLLLLGVNAQAQQDFFAITGKESQSITFNDFRAIDGINGTSGEKYFTADSSAKVFSQTRKGVVAEDKNSYSNSQAVTLAALAYDSSNNNLVYMPMFSSNIYVLNPQTKEITLVENNVARVSSCDINSHITRMTSGYNGKIYAVNNAGTQFLEISRKGEQYIVNDLGIIKDDSSNGRNSFTAMETGFGGDMIADADNNFYVFAASGNVFKVLTKDLKAKFIGKISGIPDNYSVNGSAVNAQGKIVIASAKGGALYEVDLATLQAKQLPGEQGLHIYDLASKYFANDKSSIPNSLNANLDIYPTRVDEHYINVHVNNNVKGSIKLNIFDMAGKNVMIQNLSVKDGSLDEKVYLNGLVAGAYIVNIADESGKILFNKKILVTR
- a CDS encoding 4-alpha-glucanotransferase — its product is MKLYFNVGYVVKAGENLQLVFGEDENALHIHTMFYAENGVWKCEVDYFSKFISYHYRVVDEKGNVLREEFVGHHLSFPHNYKEFIIFDEWNNKNFPENYLNNKILYNKLHDFVPDKVTVLKKHTHLFRIEAPIYNPDWRIVLFGSTASLGNWNYDKVVHLHQTDFGMWETSVEIPENEFIQFKYCIYDTQENRVIDVETGENRFTVANPLNDVLQIVSNHYFRFKGYQMYHDAGVAVPVFSLRSEDGFGVGEFADIKKLADWTKETNLGIIQILPINDTTANYSWTDSYPYAAVSVYALHPQYISLENLDYSLPKELVNEYLSEKEKLNTLDLIDYEKMIESKWKYLTAVFNKEKDKIYKDRNFKKFIKDNEYWLVPYSAFCVLRDKYKTPNFNEWKTHKKYIAGKILQFFTTKNKDYDTSMLHAWVQYQLHIQLKDAVDYTHNLGVSLKGDLPIGIYRYSVEAWTEPELFGMDFQAGAPPDQFTELGQNWEFPTYNWEAMKADDYRWWKNRFKALEQYFDAMRIDHILGFFRIWRMPISAVQGILGYFYPAVPIVVEEFKAWQIPFNFNRYCKPFINNEVLWEYFGEENGKALEFMNRNEDGTYTFKEEFDTQRKLVNFFKKKSYGALEEKLVSLCANVLFLTEERNGKTVYHPRFNVYNTESYKYLPESEQKSIYDLYHDYFFRRQDHLWFEKAMEKLPVILNATKMLICGEDLGMVPACVPVVMDELAIIALKVQRMPAENIPFYNPKNANYMNVVTASSHDSSTLRQWWKEDRVLTQKYYNQQLIQYGRAPEELNPHLAEIIMKQHLYNEAMLAIFPIQEFFATDIELTNKKMDNERINNPAVFPHYWRYRMHIKLEDLKEKKSFNNKIAHWIKDSGRM